A genomic segment from Hippoglossus stenolepis isolate QCI-W04-F060 chromosome 3, HSTE1.2, whole genome shotgun sequence encodes:
- the LOC118104783 gene encoding protein phosphatase 1 regulatory subunit 15A has protein sequence MFKNMTDDGHLSSGQSSSSPAGHGVTSVGLVSQESSWIGLLSVVSRPALSFVQRYLPGRTPAPDRAPDRAPGPRWSGAASQSRFTDEERDFFKQLEHVMPLTQHAAAHLTDMRCQQDGAAGPLEPGRGSAPPWLTAASLRDLGIEDTEELNLSPHTRVGYLSSFRTFLSHVLMNPVSAQEVKPRGGADWLRGSKGGTWWGSLWGGEDISQRALSWTEDQMETNQLCPQQPGTNPPPAETTRAFVQSGSEESTLGENTGATEHKEEQPDNGGLHTVQNPEGSTPDLSISNTLSSPGGGACSESPLLTPDQDNGYSSLEEEHFLLKNLSEETLPTENCVTAMQDELSEETSENTDEDKQQHSADEGQSADNMAPSAPECQNKAIAFIMGCPCSDDDDSSLSESSDDDDDDDDGFDSEGSSDLSDSTDEDSDSDSEVDSESERLWNSLCQSVDPYNPRSFSAQLHSTQPRTIPTATPPSSPTASPPLPSSSPLSGLDVWDDSTSASEADEVESIRLLSSFSCTSDPYSPFNFQAPIRTKGPNKVAPEARAKRAPQTPPHSPHHKTASPPEYRKDEAEERLDSGFSEPTAPAPTTSSSSSTSQSAASTKKVRFCDQVEEFFLGCEEDRRSPWEQLARDRWRFLRRCEEVEQSISFCLQPQHRRLVYRRLVVLQVQDTLTLHIQNEDILERISN, from the exons ATGTTCAAGAATATGACGGATGACGGACATTTATCCAGCGGGCAGAGCTCGTCCTCTCCGGCCGGGCACGGTGTCACGTCAGTCGGCCTTGTCAGTCAGGAAAGCTCGTGGATCGGCCTGCTCTCCGTGGTGTCAAGGCCCGCGCTGTCATTTGTGCAGAGATACCTCCCCGGTCGGACCCCGGCCCCGGACCGGGCCCCGGACCGGGCCCCGGGCCCCCGGTGGAGCGGGGCCGCTTCTCAGAGCCGCTTCACTGACGAAGAAAGAGACTTTTTCAAACAGCTGGAGCACGTGATGCCGTTAACGCAGCACGCGGCCGCACACCTGACCGACATGCGGTGTCAGCAGGACGGGGCCGCGGGGCCGCTGGAGCCCGGACGCGGCTCCGCTCCACCGTGGCTGACCGCCGCGTCTCTGCGGGACTTGGGCATCGAAGACACAGAAGAGCTGAACCTGAGTCCGCACACCCGGGTCGGGTATTTGTCCTCTTTCAGGACTTTTCTGAGCCATGTTCTGATGAACCCGGTGTCAGCTCAGGAAGTTAAACCCAGGGGGGGGGCGGACTGGTTGAGGGGCAGTAAAGGGGGGACGTGGTGGGGCAGTTTGTGGGGGGGTGAGGACATTTCACAGAGAGCTTTGTCCTGGACTGAGGACCAGATGGAGACAAACCAACTCTGTCCACAACAACCAGGGACAAATCCCCCCCCTGCAGAAACAACCCGAGCGTTTGTTCAGAGCGGCAGCGAGGAATCGACTCTGGGAGAAAACACTGGAGCAACTGAGCACAAAGAGGAGCAGCCTGACAATGGAGGTCTTCACACAGTCCAGAACCCAGAGGGGTCCACGCCAGACCTCAGCATCAGCAACACCCTCAGCAGCCCAGGAGGCGGCGCCTGCAGCGAGTCACCACTTCTGACCCCTGATCAGGACAATGGTTACTCCAGTCTTGAGGAGGAACACTTCCTGTTGAAGAACTTGAGTGAAGAGACACTACCGACAGAAAACTGTGTGACCGCGATGCAGGACGAGTTGTCTGAGGAAACATCGGAGAACACAGACGaggacaaacaacaacactcaGCTGATGAGGGTCAGTCCGCGGACAATATGGCGCCCTCCGCCCCCGAGTGCCAGAACAAAGCCATCGCCTTCATCATGGGCTGCCCCTGCAGCGACGACGACGACAGCAGCCTATCAGAGtccagtgatgatgatgatgatgatgatgatggatttGACAGCGAGGGGTCGTCTGACCTGTCCGACTCGACTGATGAAGACTCGGACTCGGACAGCGAGGTCGACTCGGAGTCTGAGCGTCTCTGGAACTCTTTGTGCCAAAGTGTGGACCCGTACAACCCCCGAAGCTTCAGCGCCCAGCTACACAGCACGCAGCCCAGGACCATTCCCACTGCCACACCCCCCTCTTCCCCAACCGCctcacctcccctcccctcctcctcccctctgtccgGCCTCGACGTCTGGGACGACTCGACCTCGGCGAGCGAGGCCGACGAGGTTGAGAGCATCCGTCTGTTGAGCTCCTTCAGCTGCACGTCCGACCCCTACAGCCCTTTTAACTTCCAGGCCCCAATCAGGACAAAAGGGCCAAACAAGGTGGCTCCAGAGGCCCGGGCCAAGAGGGCCCCCCAGACCCCCCCACACTCCCCCCACCACAAAacagcttctcctcctgaatACAGGAAAGACGAGGCCGAGGAGCGTCTGGACAGCGGCTTCTCTGAGCCCACCGCCCCTGCCCCgaccacctcctcttcctcctccacttctcaGAGCGCTGCTTCAACCAAAAAG GTTCGTTTCTGTGACCAAGTGGAGGAGTTCTTCCTCGGCTGTGAGGAGGACCGCCGGAGCCCCTGGGAGCAGTTGGCCCGGGACCGCTGGCGATTCCTGCGACGctgtgaggaggtggagcagagcatcAGCTTCTGCCTGCAGCCGCAACACCGCCGGCTGGTGTACCGCCGCCTCGTCGTCCTCCAGGTCCAGGACACCCTAACCCTCCACATCCAGAATGAAGACATACTTGAACGCATCTCAAACTGA
- the LOC118104784 gene encoding achaete-scute homolog 5, producing MCVCPDHMMSYTFSRPITDQHSSHLSFSLSPSAGLCEDRDVSQPSDALPFFVYPSRMDAAGLGLYKGPLRGPGPGLLPYLTPFHHHGHFSVYECPFEPAFIQKRNERERQRVKCVNQGYAKLRDHLPGQSADKRLSKVETLRAAIRYIKYLQGLVELEDGGHNGDRSPNTSAPGPD from the coding sequence atgtgtgtgtgtccagatcACATGATGAGCTACACCTTCTCTCGTCCAATCACAGATCAGCATTCTTCTCACTTGAGCTTcagtctgtctccctctgctggacTCTGTGAGGACCGCGACGTCTCTCAACCCTCGGATGCTCTGCCCTTCTTCGTCTACCCCTCCAGGATGGACGCCGCTGGCCTCGGCCTCTACAAAGGTCCTCTGAGGGGCCCTGGCCCTGGGCTTCTGCCGTACCTGACCCCCTTCCACCACCATGGACACTTCAGCGTGTACGAGTGTCCCTTCGAGCCGGCGTTCATCCAGAAACGAAACGAACGCGAGCGTCAGAGGGTAAAGTGCGTGAACCAGGGTTACGCCAAACTGAGGGACCACCTGCCGGGTCAGAGCGCCGACAAACGCCTCAGCAAGGTTGAGACTCTGCGCGCCGCCATCAGGTACATCAAGTACCTGCAGGGACTGGTGGAGCTGGAAGACGGGGGCCACAACGGGGACAGGTCCCCCAACACTTCAGCCCCTGGACCAGACTGA